The following coding sequences lie in one Pirellulales bacterium genomic window:
- a CDS encoding VOC family protein yields METSTPNEGFVARVTATLSVRDWSAAMRFYQSAFGAAETYRVPGGGVGRLSVDGAEFWVAEESKEYQNFSPESIGGCSVRMLLIVEDPGRVCQQAVAAGATQVVPVAKQHGWILGRIVDPFGHHWEVGRPAE; encoded by the coding sequence ATGGAAACGTCAACTCCCAACGAGGGCTTTGTCGCACGAGTAACGGCCACCCTCTCCGTGCGGGACTGGTCAGCGGCAATGCGGTTTTATCAATCGGCGTTCGGCGCAGCTGAGACGTACCGCGTCCCGGGCGGCGGTGTCGGCCGCCTCTCCGTAGATGGGGCGGAGTTCTGGGTAGCCGAGGAATCGAAGGAGTACCAGAACTTCAGCCCCGAGTCAATCGGCGGATGTTCGGTCCGTATGCTGTTGATCGTCGAGGACCCGGGACGGGTCTGTCAGCAGGCGGTTGCTGCGGGCGCGACTCAGGTCGTGCCCGTCGCGAAGCAGCACGGATGGATCTTGGGCCGGATCGTCGATCCATTCGGTCATCATTGGGAGGTGGGTCGGCCGGCCGAGTGA
- a CDS encoding autotransporter-associated beta strand repeat-containing protein, whose translation MARPALAVNGTWTNTTSGGLWSTTTNWSGGVVANGTDGIADFSTINITADDTVHLDTARTIGQLKFGDTTPSNNWILDNDGNFFDVLTLAVSSGTPTITVNNDTATISAVLAGTQGFTKSGAGTLLLNVGTFNNTFTGGVTVSAGTLALGNAGELGSTSNAVSVIAGATLDLGGQAIGANALSISGTGVGGNGALINSSAAAASYAGTVTASGPFTVGGAGNITLSGTVNGGNKVLTKVGNNTLTLSGATDNTGLAVAVNSGTVVLAKTSSGSPNPDVHAIGALGLSVNGGIAQLGGTGGDQIFDSASVTVTSGAFDTNGQSETFSTLNLQGTGIGGAGALVNSAASFSRITLTGGTTLIGNATIGVAQSAGDLQLNNAIGGNFALTKTGLGQLGLGGTNTFSGGLAVQQGTLYTFQSINNASTNGVLGNNTSVTLGSSGQTATLALGGGTSNMPFTLATGGTGAFDVPSTLNLQLSGAIGGAGALLVTDFGTLTLSGNNTFTGGVTISGGTLQVGNPGALNSSAPNSVAFSSTSFGTGILSLNGNSVTVSSLTSSAVVGTPVVQNANANGAFLTVNNLAANTFPGIVQDGPGGGSLGLTKSGVGTLTLSGNNTFTGGVSIQAGTLALGSASAPGSTANSINVSNGATLDLAGQAIGANSLVLSGTGVGGNGALINSSANAASYAGNIQCPFGNSGSATIGGIGQITLSGSVSNPSPPNVFQLTKIGSNTLILSGTADNFNLGMVVNAGTVILAKTSSISPAVHAIGQPGLVINGGLVQLGGTGDEQIFDLGSVTVNSGAFDTTGQSQTFANLSLAGAGIAGNGALLDSSRGDSLIGLTGGTTLTADTTIGVPLASATLTLNGPISGGFGITKVGAGRFITFANNTYTGTTNIAGGSFAMDGGSLTGNVLNQATFDYSGGTFSGRLTNLGTVVLGADFTAGNGMENDGVFTLTTDQTVTLNGAGLDNEGTFTMTGGTLNLIPTGNNVNRGNLNLSANLGLGAATFSNSGTFNLNGGSITGATGTLINGIGGVISGSGMIQTAFSNSGGLLTPGSGTLNVTQAFTNSGLIELNSNAANLVGGAINNTGSIRGVGTIGNAITNNGSIEPLGGILFLSGPLVNPAGGLIRASATNELVVNSGLATNAGTINLTGGTFDNNNHPLSNVATGEISGWGTFATGGTGLDNNGSITFSGGQTTVNGPVTNEGGKTITVAQNNAIFTGLVTNNATATFNTVNATATFAGGFVNNGNSNFVKAGGGIVQVDTAPTLNNGSTLSVTTGTMRFNVVSGAPSIGTGVTAVVSSGATLELAGSVSALANGSNRVNVINNSNAPGILVSGTNQQVGNIDGSGTTQVNAGSDLTANHIVQSALVIGGTSKNPGLVTIDASDASGNPLGESSGFALADSLTPSAPFGEGVNNSANLTTTATDSPAPTPITAGDSDLIGNASSVPEPSTLLLALFAVLGVVTTRLARRHFRSQTV comes from the coding sequence GTGGCCCGTCCCGCGCTGGCCGTCAACGGCACGTGGACGAACACAACGAGCGGCGGGTTATGGTCGACGACGACGAACTGGTCCGGCGGCGTCGTGGCCAACGGGACCGACGGCATCGCCGACTTCAGCACGATCAATATCACAGCCGACGATACGGTCCACCTCGACACCGCGAGGACGATCGGCCAACTGAAATTCGGCGATACGACTCCGAGCAACAACTGGATCCTCGACAACGACGGCAATTTCTTCGACGTCCTGACACTCGCCGTCTCATCCGGCACACCGACCATCACGGTGAACAACGACACCGCCACAATCAGCGCGGTGCTGGCCGGCACGCAGGGCTTTACCAAGAGCGGCGCCGGCACGCTGCTCCTCAACGTCGGCACGTTCAACAACACGTTCACCGGCGGCGTGACCGTCAGCGCGGGCACGCTGGCGCTTGGCAACGCCGGAGAACTGGGCAGCACCTCCAACGCCGTCAGCGTAATCGCTGGGGCCACTCTCGATCTCGGTGGGCAGGCGATCGGGGCAAACGCGTTGAGCATTTCCGGAACCGGCGTGGGGGGCAACGGCGCCCTGATCAACAGCAGCGCCGCCGCAGCCAGTTATGCCGGAACGGTTACCGCCAGCGGCCCATTCACCGTCGGCGGCGCCGGGAACATCACGCTCAGCGGGACCGTCAACGGCGGCAACAAAGTGCTGACCAAGGTCGGTAACAATACGCTCACGTTGAGCGGCGCGACCGACAACACCGGTCTCGCGGTCGCGGTCAACAGCGGTACGGTCGTTCTGGCCAAGACGAGCAGTGGCTCCCCGAATCCGGATGTACATGCCATCGGCGCGCTCGGTCTCTCCGTCAACGGTGGAATCGCACAACTCGGCGGCACGGGTGGAGATCAGATCTTCGACAGCGCCAGCGTCACAGTCACCAGCGGTGCGTTCGACACCAATGGCCAAAGCGAAACCTTCTCGACGCTCAATCTCCAGGGAACCGGCATCGGAGGCGCCGGCGCGCTGGTCAACTCGGCCGCCTCCTTCTCGAGGATCACGCTCACCGGCGGAACCACTCTCATTGGTAACGCCACGATCGGCGTCGCCCAGAGCGCCGGCGACCTTCAGTTGAACAATGCCATCGGCGGGAACTTCGCGCTCACCAAGACCGGGCTCGGACAGCTAGGTCTCGGCGGAACGAACACATTCAGCGGCGGTCTCGCAGTGCAACAAGGCACTCTTTACACGTTTCAGTCGATTAACAATGCCAGTACGAACGGAGTCTTGGGCAATAATACGAGCGTGACGCTCGGTTCCAGCGGTCAGACCGCCACACTCGCACTAGGCGGCGGAACAAGCAACATGCCATTCACGCTGGCCACCGGAGGCACCGGCGCGTTCGATGTTCCCAGTACCCTTAATCTTCAATTGAGCGGTGCGATCGGCGGCGCCGGCGCCTTGCTTGTGACTGACTTTGGCACACTCACACTCAGCGGGAACAATACGTTCACCGGTGGCGTGACGATCAGTGGCGGCACGCTGCAGGTCGGCAATCCCGGCGCTCTCAATTCGAGTGCTCCTAACTCCGTTGCCTTCAGTTCCACCAGTTTCGGGACAGGGATCTTGAGCCTCAATGGCAACAGCGTCACCGTTAGCAGCCTCACGTCCAGCGCCGTTGTCGGAACGCCGGTCGTCCAAAATGCCAACGCGAATGGCGCGTTTTTGACCGTCAACAATTTGGCCGCCAACACCTTTCCCGGCATCGTACAGGACGGCCCCGGCGGCGGAAGCTTGGGGCTCACGAAGTCGGGCGTCGGGACCCTCACGCTGAGCGGCAACAACACCTTCACAGGCGGCGTGTCAATCCAGGCTGGGACTCTCGCACTCGGCAGCGCGAGTGCGCCCGGCAGTACGGCCAACAGCATCAATGTTTCCAACGGCGCAACGCTTGACCTCGCGGGACAAGCGATCGGAGCAAATTCTTTGGTACTCTCCGGCACCGGCGTGGGGGGCAACGGCGCCCTGATCAACAGTAGCGCGAACGCCGCCAGTTATGCCGGAAACATCCAATGCCCCTTCGGCAACAGCGGTTCAGCCACCATCGGCGGCATTGGCCAAATCACTCTCAGCGGAAGCGTCTCTAATCCATCCCCCCCGAATGTATTTCAGCTCACGAAGATCGGCAGCAACACTCTGATCTTGAGCGGGACGGCGGACAACTTCAACCTTGGCATGGTGGTCAACGCCGGAACAGTGATCCTCGCCAAGACGAGCAGCATTTCTCCGGCTGTCCATGCCATCGGCCAGCCCGGCTTAGTCATCAACGGCGGACTCGTTCAACTCGGCGGCACCGGTGACGAACAGATCTTTGACCTCGGCAGCGTCACTGTCAACAGTGGTGCTTTTGACACAACCGGCCAAAGTCAGACGTTCGCTAATCTGAGCCTCGCGGGCGCCGGCATCGCGGGGAATGGCGCGCTCTTGGATTCGAGCCGAGGCGACTCTCTCATCGGACTCACCGGCGGAACGACCCTGACCGCCGACACCACCATCGGCGTGCCTCTGGCAAGTGCAACTCTCACCCTCAATGGCCCGATCAGCGGCGGATTCGGGATCACCAAAGTCGGCGCTGGCAGGTTCATAACCTTCGCAAACAATACCTATACGGGCACAACGAACATCGCCGGCGGATCGTTCGCAATGGACGGCGGCTCGCTGACGGGCAATGTCTTGAATCAGGCCACTTTCGACTACAGTGGCGGCACGTTTAGTGGCCGCTTGACGAATCTCGGAACTGTGGTTCTCGGTGCGGACTTCACCGCCGGCAATGGCATGGAAAACGACGGCGTTTTCACGCTGACCACGGACCAGACGGTCACGCTCAACGGCGCCGGCCTGGATAACGAAGGGACGTTTACCATGACTGGCGGCACGCTCAACCTGATTCCGACCGGCAACAATGTCAATCGGGGCAACCTCAATCTTTCCGCCAACCTCGGACTCGGAGCCGCGACGTTCAGCAATAGTGGCACGTTCAACCTCAACGGTGGATCGATCACGGGGGCGACGGGCACTCTGATCAACGGCATCGGCGGCGTCATCTCTGGGAGCGGGATGATCCAAACCGCCTTCAGCAACAGCGGCGGGTTGCTGACCCCCGGAAGCGGCACGCTGAACGTGACTCAGGCCTTCACCAATAGCGGACTGATCGAGTTGAACTCCAACGCCGCGAACCTCGTCGGCGGGGCCATTAACAACACCGGCTCGATCCGTGGCGTCGGCACGATCGGCAACGCGATTACGAACAACGGTAGCATCGAGCCGCTCGGCGGCATCCTGTTTCTGAGCGGCCCTCTCGTCAATCCCGCCGGCGGCTTGATCCGTGCCTCCGCTACCAACGAACTCGTCGTCAATTCCGGGCTGGCGACGAACGCGGGGACCATCAACCTGACCGGGGGAACATTCGACAACAATAACCATCCGCTGAGCAATGTCGCTACGGGCGAAATCAGCGGCTGGGGAACTTTCGCCACCGGCGGTACGGGCTTGGACAACAACGGAAGTATCACGTTCAGTGGAGGACAGACCACGGTCAATGGCCCGGTGACGAATGAAGGGGGCAAGACGATCACCGTCGCACAGAATAATGCGATTTTCACAGGGCTCGTGACCAACAACGCGACCGCGACGTTTAATACGGTAAACGCGACTGCCACGTTCGCAGGCGGGTTCGTCAACAACGGGAACAGCAACTTCGTGAAGGCAGGCGGCGGCATTGTACAAGTAGACACGGCCCCGACGCTCAACAACGGCAGCACGCTTTCTGTAACGACGGGCACGATGCGGTTCAACGTCGTCTCCGGCGCGCCGTCGATTGGCACGGGCGTCACGGCCGTTGTCTCCAGCGGCGCGACGCTCGAATTGGCAGGCTCGGTTTCCGCTCTGGCCAATGGCTCGAATCGCGTGAACGTCATCAATAATAGCAACGCGCCAGGAATTCTCGTCTCCGGGACCAATCAGCAAGTCGGCAATATCGACGGCTCCGGGACGACGCAAGTCAACGCCGGCAGCGACTTGACGGCCAATCACATTGTGCAAAGCGCGCTGGTGATCGGCGGCACGTCCAAGAATCCAGGTCTCGTAACGATCGACGCCAGCGACGCCTCAGGCAATCCTCTTGGTGAGTCGAGCGGATTTGCCTTGGCCGACTCGCTAACCCCTAGCGCCCCATTCGGTGAAGGCGTCAACAATTCCGCCAACTTGACCACCACTGCCACGGACAGCCCCGCTCCGACGCCAATAACGGCCGGCGATTCCGATCTGATCGGCAACGCCTCGTCGGTCCCCGAGCCCTCCACGCTCCTGCTGGCGCTCTTTGCAGTTTTGGGCGTGGTGACCACTCGGCTCGCCCGACGCCACTTCCGATCGCAAACGGTCTGA